From Etheostoma cragini isolate CJK2018 chromosome 1, CSU_Ecrag_1.0, whole genome shotgun sequence, a single genomic window includes:
- the myod1 gene encoding myoblast determination protein 1 homolog, which translates to MLILKKLVGTLSFIGHTFQGTLTLSCPSRGTLLQGPMDLSDLPFPLSSADDLYDDPCFSTSDMNFFDDLDSRLVHAGLLKAEDPLHHHHHHHHVPIGEEEDEHVRAPGGLHQAGGHCLLWACKACKRKTSHEDRRKAATMRERRRLGKVNDAFETLKRCTASNPKQRLPKVEILRNAISYIESLQSLLRTGRDEGFYPPLEHYSGDSDASSPRSNCSDGMMDFISPCSARSETSDGSYCSHTDDSSIRKPSLISSLDCLSSIVERISTDPAVAPPGDSVVPRGPGSPQTSPAGSSSSAEPNSIYEPL; encoded by the exons atgcttatttTGAAGAAACTTGTGGGGACTTTATCTTTCATCGGACACACGTTTCAGGGGACCTTGACTCTCTCTTGCCCCTCTCGAGGGACTCTTCTGCAGGGGCCGATGGATCTGTCCGAccttcccttccctctctcctccgcCGACGACCTGTACGATGACCCCTGCTTCAGCACCAGCGACATGAACTTCTTCGACGACCTGGACTCTCGGCTGGTGCACGCCGGCCTACTGAAGGCCGAGGACCCccttcatcaccatcaccaccaccaccacgtCCCCATcggagaggaggaggacgagcaTGTGAGGGCTCCGGGGGGCCTCCACCAGGCGGGGGGGCACTGCCTGCTCTGGGCCTGCAAGGCCTGCAAGAGGAAAACCTCACACGAAGACCGGAGGAAAGCGGCGACGATGCGGGAAAGGCGGCGTCTTGGTAAAGTCAACGATGCCTTTGAGACCCTGAAGCGCTGCACGGCGTCCAATCCCAAACAGCGGCTCCCCAAAGTGGAGATCCTGCGCAACGCCATCAGCTACATCGAGTCCCTGCAGTCCCTGCTGAGGACCGGCAGGGACGAGGGCTTCTACCCGCCACTGGAGCACTACAGCGGGGATTCGGACGCCTCCAGCCCCCGCTCCAACTGCTCCGATGGCATG ATGGATTTCATCTCTCCGTGTTCAGCCAGAAGTGAGACCAGTGACGGATCCTACTGCAGCCACACTGACG ATTCCAGCATCCGTAAACCGTCGCTCATTTCCAGTCTGGATTGTTTGTCCAGCATCGTGGAGCGGATCAGCACAGATCCAGCTGTGGCCCCCCCGGGCGACAGCGTGGTCCCCCGGGGCCCCGGGTCGCCCCAGACCAGCCCTGCAGGATCCAGTTCTTCTGCTGAACCCAACAGCATCTACGAGCCACTCTGA
- the LOC117941668 gene encoding troponin T, fast skeletal muscle isoforms-like isoform X3 has product MSDTEELDHVEDEEAQEEVVEVEVAPEAEAQLEAEPEVEPEPEPEPEPEPEPQEVVQRGEEEEEKPKFKAPAPKIPDGEKVDFDDIHKKRQNKDLYELQSLIDAHFECRKKEEEELIALKDRIEKRRAERAEQKRVRDEKDKERQARREAERQKREDADAHRKAEDDAKKKIALSSMGSGYSSHLQRIDQKRGKKQTEREKKKKIMAERCKPLKVDGFSEDKLREKAKELWEWLHNLEAIKYDHCESLKRQRYEVISLRNRIDELQKHSKKGAASRRRK; this is encoded by the exons ATGTCCGACACTGAGGAACT GGATCATGTAGAGG ACGAGGAAG CCCAGGAGGaggtagtagaagtagaagtagcCCCAGAGGCGGAGGCCCAGTTAGAAGCAGAGCCAGAGGTAGAGcctgaaccagaaccagaaccagagccagagccagagccaCAGGAGGTGGTGCAGCGAGGGGAAGAGGAAG aggagaAGCCAAAGTTCAA AGCTCCTGCTCCAAAGATCCCTGATGGCGAGAAAGTGGACTTTGAC GACATCCATAAGAAACGTCAGAACAAAGACCTGTATGAGCTGCAGTCGCTGATCGACGCTCACTTCGAGTGcaggaagaaggaggaggaggagctcaTCGCCCTCAAAGACAGAATT GAGAAGCGCCGCGCTGAGCGAGCCGAGCAGAAGAGAGTTCGCGATGAGAAGGATAAAGAGCGGCAGGCCAGGCGGGAG GCTGAGCGGCAGAAGAGGGAGGACGCCGACGCCCACAGGAAGGCTGAGGACGACGCCAAGAAGAAGATAGCGCTGAGCAGCATGGGATCGGGCTACAGCAGCCATCTGCAGAGG ATTGACCAGAAGAGAGGCAAGAAGcagactgaaagagaaaagaagaagaagatcatGGCGGAGAGATGCAAACCGCTGAAGGTTGACGGTTTCAGCGAGGATAAACTGAG gGAAAAGGCAAAGGAGCTGTGGGAGTGGCTGCACAACCTGGAGGCGATTAAATACGACCACTGCGAGAGTCTCAAGAGACAGAGATATGAG GTGATCTCTCTCAGAAACCGCATCGATGAGCTGCAGAAACA CAGCAAGAAGGGAGCCGCCTCGCGTCGCAGGAAGTGA
- the LOC117941668 gene encoding troponin T, fast skeletal muscle isoforms-like isoform X1 — protein sequence MSDTEELDHVEDEEAQEEVVEVEVAPEAEAQLEAEPEVEPEPEPEPEPEPEPQEVVQRGEEEDAYEEEGDEDDQDEEKPKFKAPAPKIPDGEKVDFDDIHKKRQNKDLYELQSLIDAHFECRKKEEEELIALKDRIEKRRAERAEQKRVRDEKDKERQARREAERQKREDADAHRKAEDDAKKKIALSSMGSGYSSHLQRIDQKRGKKQTEREKKKKIMAERCKPLKVDGFSEDKLREKAKELWEWLHNLEAIKYDHCESLKRQRYEVISLRNRIDELQKHSKKGAASRRRK from the exons ATGTCCGACACTGAGGAACT GGATCATGTAGAGG ACGAGGAAG CCCAGGAGGaggtagtagaagtagaagtagcCCCAGAGGCGGAGGCCCAGTTAGAAGCAGAGCCAGAGGTAGAGcctgaaccagaaccagaaccagagccagagccagagccaCAGGAGGTGGTGCAGCGAGGGGAAGAGGAAG ACGCCTATGAAGAGGAAG GGGACGAGGATGATCAAGATG aggagaAGCCAAAGTTCAA AGCTCCTGCTCCAAAGATCCCTGATGGCGAGAAAGTGGACTTTGAC GACATCCATAAGAAACGTCAGAACAAAGACCTGTATGAGCTGCAGTCGCTGATCGACGCTCACTTCGAGTGcaggaagaaggaggaggaggagctcaTCGCCCTCAAAGACAGAATT GAGAAGCGCCGCGCTGAGCGAGCCGAGCAGAAGAGAGTTCGCGATGAGAAGGATAAAGAGCGGCAGGCCAGGCGGGAG GCTGAGCGGCAGAAGAGGGAGGACGCCGACGCCCACAGGAAGGCTGAGGACGACGCCAAGAAGAAGATAGCGCTGAGCAGCATGGGATCGGGCTACAGCAGCCATCTGCAGAGG ATTGACCAGAAGAGAGGCAAGAAGcagactgaaagagaaaagaagaagaagatcatGGCGGAGAGATGCAAACCGCTGAAGGTTGACGGTTTCAGCGAGGATAAACTGAG gGAAAAGGCAAAGGAGCTGTGGGAGTGGCTGCACAACCTGGAGGCGATTAAATACGACCACTGCGAGAGTCTCAAGAGACAGAGATATGAG GTGATCTCTCTCAGAAACCGCATCGATGAGCTGCAGAAACA CAGCAAGAAGGGAGCCGCCTCGCGTCGCAGGAAGTGA
- the LOC117941668 gene encoding troponin T, fast skeletal muscle isoforms-like isoform X2 produces MSDTEELDHVEDEEAQEEVVEVEVAPEAEAQLEAEPEVEPEPEPEPEPEPEPQEVVQRGEEEDAYEEEEEKPKFKAPAPKIPDGEKVDFDDIHKKRQNKDLYELQSLIDAHFECRKKEEEELIALKDRIEKRRAERAEQKRVRDEKDKERQARREAERQKREDADAHRKAEDDAKKKIALSSMGSGYSSHLQRIDQKRGKKQTEREKKKKIMAERCKPLKVDGFSEDKLREKAKELWEWLHNLEAIKYDHCESLKRQRYEVISLRNRIDELQKHSKKGAASRRRK; encoded by the exons ATGTCCGACACTGAGGAACT GGATCATGTAGAGG ACGAGGAAG CCCAGGAGGaggtagtagaagtagaagtagcCCCAGAGGCGGAGGCCCAGTTAGAAGCAGAGCCAGAGGTAGAGcctgaaccagaaccagaaccagagccagagccagagccaCAGGAGGTGGTGCAGCGAGGGGAAGAGGAAG ACGCCTATGAAGAGGAAG aggagaAGCCAAAGTTCAA AGCTCCTGCTCCAAAGATCCCTGATGGCGAGAAAGTGGACTTTGAC GACATCCATAAGAAACGTCAGAACAAAGACCTGTATGAGCTGCAGTCGCTGATCGACGCTCACTTCGAGTGcaggaagaaggaggaggaggagctcaTCGCCCTCAAAGACAGAATT GAGAAGCGCCGCGCTGAGCGAGCCGAGCAGAAGAGAGTTCGCGATGAGAAGGATAAAGAGCGGCAGGCCAGGCGGGAG GCTGAGCGGCAGAAGAGGGAGGACGCCGACGCCCACAGGAAGGCTGAGGACGACGCCAAGAAGAAGATAGCGCTGAGCAGCATGGGATCGGGCTACAGCAGCCATCTGCAGAGG ATTGACCAGAAGAGAGGCAAGAAGcagactgaaagagaaaagaagaagaagatcatGGCGGAGAGATGCAAACCGCTGAAGGTTGACGGTTTCAGCGAGGATAAACTGAG gGAAAAGGCAAAGGAGCTGTGGGAGTGGCTGCACAACCTGGAGGCGATTAAATACGACCACTGCGAGAGTCTCAAGAGACAGAGATATGAG GTGATCTCTCTCAGAAACCGCATCGATGAGCTGCAGAAACA CAGCAAGAAGGGAGCCGCCTCGCGTCGCAGGAAGTGA
- the LOC117941668 gene encoding troponin T, fast skeletal muscle isoforms-like isoform X5: MSDTEELDHVEDEEDAYEEEEEKPKFKAPAPKIPDGEKVDFDDIHKKRQNKDLYELQSLIDAHFECRKKEEEELIALKDRIEKRRAERAEQKRVRDEKDKERQARREAERQKREDADAHRKAEDDAKKKIALSSMGSGYSSHLQRIDQKRGKKQTEREKKKKIMAERCKPLKVDGFSEDKLREKAKELWEWLHNLEAIKYDHCESLKRQRYEVISLRNRIDELQKHSKKGAASRRRK; the protein is encoded by the exons ATGTCCGACACTGAGGAACT GGATCATGTAGAGG ACGAGGAAG ACGCCTATGAAGAGGAAG aggagaAGCCAAAGTTCAA AGCTCCTGCTCCAAAGATCCCTGATGGCGAGAAAGTGGACTTTGAC GACATCCATAAGAAACGTCAGAACAAAGACCTGTATGAGCTGCAGTCGCTGATCGACGCTCACTTCGAGTGcaggaagaaggaggaggaggagctcaTCGCCCTCAAAGACAGAATT GAGAAGCGCCGCGCTGAGCGAGCCGAGCAGAAGAGAGTTCGCGATGAGAAGGATAAAGAGCGGCAGGCCAGGCGGGAG GCTGAGCGGCAGAAGAGGGAGGACGCCGACGCCCACAGGAAGGCTGAGGACGACGCCAAGAAGAAGATAGCGCTGAGCAGCATGGGATCGGGCTACAGCAGCCATCTGCAGAGG ATTGACCAGAAGAGAGGCAAGAAGcagactgaaagagaaaagaagaagaagatcatGGCGGAGAGATGCAAACCGCTGAAGGTTGACGGTTTCAGCGAGGATAAACTGAG gGAAAAGGCAAAGGAGCTGTGGGAGTGGCTGCACAACCTGGAGGCGATTAAATACGACCACTGCGAGAGTCTCAAGAGACAGAGATATGAG GTGATCTCTCTCAGAAACCGCATCGATGAGCTGCAGAAACA CAGCAAGAAGGGAGCCGCCTCGCGTCGCAGGAAGTGA
- the LOC117941668 gene encoding troponin T, fast skeletal muscle isoforms-like isoform X4: MSDTEELDHVEDEEDAYEEEGDEDDQDEEKPKFKAPAPKIPDGEKVDFDDIHKKRQNKDLYELQSLIDAHFECRKKEEEELIALKDRIEKRRAERAEQKRVRDEKDKERQARREAERQKREDADAHRKAEDDAKKKIALSSMGSGYSSHLQRIDQKRGKKQTEREKKKKIMAERCKPLKVDGFSEDKLREKAKELWEWLHNLEAIKYDHCESLKRQRYEVISLRNRIDELQKHSKKGAASRRRK; encoded by the exons ATGTCCGACACTGAGGAACT GGATCATGTAGAGG ACGAGGAAG ACGCCTATGAAGAGGAAG GGGACGAGGATGATCAAGATG aggagaAGCCAAAGTTCAA AGCTCCTGCTCCAAAGATCCCTGATGGCGAGAAAGTGGACTTTGAC GACATCCATAAGAAACGTCAGAACAAAGACCTGTATGAGCTGCAGTCGCTGATCGACGCTCACTTCGAGTGcaggaagaaggaggaggaggagctcaTCGCCCTCAAAGACAGAATT GAGAAGCGCCGCGCTGAGCGAGCCGAGCAGAAGAGAGTTCGCGATGAGAAGGATAAAGAGCGGCAGGCCAGGCGGGAG GCTGAGCGGCAGAAGAGGGAGGACGCCGACGCCCACAGGAAGGCTGAGGACGACGCCAAGAAGAAGATAGCGCTGAGCAGCATGGGATCGGGCTACAGCAGCCATCTGCAGAGG ATTGACCAGAAGAGAGGCAAGAAGcagactgaaagagaaaagaagaagaagatcatGGCGGAGAGATGCAAACCGCTGAAGGTTGACGGTTTCAGCGAGGATAAACTGAG gGAAAAGGCAAAGGAGCTGTGGGAGTGGCTGCACAACCTGGAGGCGATTAAATACGACCACTGCGAGAGTCTCAAGAGACAGAGATATGAG GTGATCTCTCTCAGAAACCGCATCGATGAGCTGCAGAAACA CAGCAAGAAGGGAGCCGCCTCGCGTCGCAGGAAGTGA